The stretch of DNA ATATCCGGGAACCCGGGCAGAATTCCATTGATAACGCGGTGCTGTCCTTGCTGGGAAGACATGTCTCCGTCCGTAAGTTCCGGCCGGAGCCGGTGAGCGAAGAACAGCTTGCCGCCATTATCGGGGCGGGGCAGATGGCCTCAACATCCAGCAATGTGCAGGCGTACAGCGTGATTGCGGTGACCGAGCCGGCGCTGAAAGCGGAGCTTGCGGCGCTTGCCGGGAACCAGGCCTATGTGGCGGAATGCCCGGTCTTTCTGGTCTGGTGCGCCGATCTGTACAGGCTGCGGGAAGCGGCGAAGCCGCATCTGAACGGTGCGGACACCTATGAGGACTCTACGGAGAATTTCATCATCGCCACCGTGGACACCGCGCTGGCCGCGCAGAACGCTGCCGTGGCGGCGGAGTCGCTTGGGCTTGGCATCGTCTACATCGGCGGGTTACGGAACAAGATCGCCGAGGTGGCGGAGCGGCTGGGGCTGCCTGAGCTGGTCTATCCATTGTTCGGCATGTGCCTTGGCTATCCCGATCAGGCCCCGGGGCCGCGTCCGCGGCTGCCGCTGCCGGCGGTGCTGCATCGTAACCGCTACGATGCCGAAGAGACGGTGCGCCAGGTCGAGACCTACGACAGCACGATGTCCGATTATTTGCGCCAGCGGACCGGCGGGGCGAAAGATACTCCCTGGTCAGCCATCATGGCGGTTCGTCTGGCGGAACCGATCCGCCTGCATATGAAGGATTTCCTGCAGGGCAAAGGCTTCATGCGCAAATAAGGCGGAATCGGCAGAGACCGCAGACGGAATGGAATTTCAATTGAAAGGGTACGGGCTTCGGCATGGAAATGCCGGGTTCGTACCCTTTTTGCCGTTGTGAGATGACAGTTGTCACCCCAAGATCATGACAGTCCTTACTAAAGCTGCGGGTTCCGAAAGTGTATCTTTAATGTAGAACATAAGGAACACATTCGGGAGGAATGACGATGGATACTGTAATAGAGGTGCAGGATGTCTGCAAGACCTTCAAGGATAAACAAGCGGTGAACGGAGTCGGCTTCAGCATCGCCCAAGGCTCGGTTACCGCCATGCTGGGCCCGAACGGAGCCGGGAAGACAACGATGCTGTCGATGATGCTTGGGCTGCTGGAACCAACGAAAGGCTCCGTGACCATGTTCGGCCGGTCTCCCCATGACAAGACGGTCCGCGAACGGACGGGAGCGATGCTGCAGGAAGTGAGTGTAATGGAGCGGCTTAAAGTGAGCGAGAT from Paenibacillus sophorae encodes:
- the nfsA gene encoding oxygen-insensitive NADPH nitroreductase — protein: MSKNIREPGQNSIDNAVLSLLGRHVSVRKFRPEPVSEEQLAAIIGAGQMASTSSNVQAYSVIAVTEPALKAELAALAGNQAYVAECPVFLVWCADLYRLREAAKPHLNGADTYEDSTENFIIATVDTALAAQNAAVAAESLGLGIVYIGGLRNKIAEVAERLGLPELVYPLFGMCLGYPDQAPGPRPRLPLPAVLHRNRYDAEETVRQVETYDSTMSDYLRQRTGGAKDTPWSAIMAVRLAEPIRLHMKDFLQGKGFMRK